A stretch of Crossiella cryophila DNA encodes these proteins:
- a CDS encoding VWA domain-containing protein — MEVDARGSQGIQQGDNNRMWNLFVNLGLPPALSRALVLLIVVALLGGGTWAVASWVLPWLAPTYRTQFLIDTTAEEPESIARSLRQAVQNAGDQDSLALRGFGGECGAPDNTTQLVDFGTGNRQEITQAAGQRRGGRPTLLRGVVEAVADFAGPFTLRATQVNRIILVTRHGTDACDEDTAFVGKEIKDRLAAAGLTIELRLVGYQLPGDQRDRLKQIAGGAGAPEPLFAADQAGLDAALEFVTNAEPVLRYAKEIVDIFNPTVERVNTAGTAIVEGRLDVAERTLAEARESAGQAGPRLDGLRERARTQQAQDIQRQADALRAQLDRILTAANSLLATARSAQSLDPGLTAFRGFAADYNAKVTSMNKAIAALRATAPAAPR; from the coding sequence GTGGAGGTCGACGCGCGAGGCAGTCAGGGAATCCAGCAGGGCGACAACAACCGGATGTGGAACCTCTTCGTCAACCTCGGCCTGCCGCCCGCGCTGAGCCGGGCGCTGGTGCTGCTGATCGTGGTGGCGCTGCTGGGCGGCGGCACCTGGGCGGTGGCGAGCTGGGTGCTGCCCTGGTTAGCGCCGACCTACCGAACCCAGTTCCTGATCGACACCACCGCCGAGGAACCGGAGAGCATCGCCCGCTCACTGCGCCAGGCCGTGCAGAACGCCGGTGACCAGGACTCGCTGGCCCTGCGGGGTTTCGGCGGTGAGTGCGGCGCGCCGGACAACACCACCCAGCTGGTCGACTTCGGCACCGGCAACCGCCAGGAGATCACCCAGGCCGCCGGGCAGCGCCGCGGTGGCAGGCCCACCCTGTTGCGCGGGGTGGTGGAGGCGGTGGCGGACTTCGCCGGCCCGTTCACCCTGCGAGCCACCCAGGTCAACCGGATCATCCTGGTCACCAGGCACGGCACCGACGCCTGCGACGAGGACACCGCCTTCGTCGGCAAGGAGATCAAGGACCGGCTGGCCGCCGCGGGCCTGACCATCGAACTGCGCCTGGTCGGCTACCAGCTCCCCGGCGACCAGCGCGACCGGCTCAAACAGATCGCCGGCGGCGCGGGCGCACCGGAACCGCTGTTCGCCGCCGATCAGGCCGGGCTGGACGCGGCACTGGAGTTCGTGACCAACGCCGAACCCGTGCTGCGCTACGCCAAGGAGATCGTGGACATCTTCAACCCCACCGTGGAACGGGTGAACACCGCGGGCACCGCCATCGTCGAGGGCCGCCTGGACGTCGCCGAGCGCACCCTGGCCGAGGCCAGGGAGTCCGCCGGGCAGGCCGGTCCGCGCCTGGACGGCCTGCGCGAGCGGGCCAGAACCCAGCAGGCACAGGACATCCAGCGCCAGGCCGACGCACTGCGCGCCCAGCTCGACCGCATCCTCACCGCGGCCAACAGCCTGCTCGCCACCGCCCGCTCGGCCCAGTCCCTCGACCCCGGCCTGACCGCCTTCCGTGGCTTCGCCGCCGACTACAACGCCAAGGTGACCAGCATGAACAAGGCCATCGCCGCCCTGCGCGCCACTGCCCCGGCGGCCCCGCGATGA